The proteins below come from a single Torulaspora delbrueckii CBS 1146 chromosome 5, complete genome genomic window:
- the DNM1 gene encoding dynamin-related GTPase DNM1 (similar to Saccharomyces cerevisiae DNM1 (YLL001W); ancestral locus Anc_5.218) yields MASLEDLIPTVNKLQDVMYDAGIDTFDLPILAVVGSQSSGKSSILETLVGKDFLPRGTGIVTRRPLVLQLNNIAPDSPLIKEDPSLSASVNGKDGQSEAGENGGHELTLEDHLRKNTNSYQAPTADEWGEFLHLPGRRFYDFREIRKEIENETARIAGKNKGISKVPINLKVYSPRVLNLTLVDLPGITKVPIGEQPPDIEKQIKNLILEYVATPSCIILAVSPANVDLVNSESLKLAREVDPLGKRTIGVITKLDLMDSGTNALDILSGKLYPLKLGFVGVVNRSQQDIQLNKSVEEALDNEEEYFNRHPVYRTISNRCGTRYLAKLLNRTLMTHIRDKLPDIKARLNTLIGQTEQELASFGDTGLITNENRAGLVLQLMNKYATNFISSIDGTSSDISTRELCGGARVYYIYNSIFGNSLKAISPTANLTIYDIRTAIRNSTGPRPSLFVPELAFDLLVKPQIKLLLDPSQRCVELVYEELMKICHNCGTPELARYPKLQSMLIEVVSELLRERLGPTRSYVESLIDIHTSYINTNHPNFLSATEAMSDIVAGRKKNEVLKTQKMQQEKRAAQQQKKAEKEGESSLSPSTSPRIGYESSGESGSEDDDLEMKNSKDSFLKYFFGKDQKDQTFGVGEHDKAGRSHPLETDISGQTLADMRNLQLTGDLNTIEKAEIEDNEPALTEREELECELIRRLIVSYFSIVREMIQDQIPKAVMCLLVNFSMDIIQNRLVTKLYKESLFEELLMEDQTLAQDREKCVKLLDTYKKASNIIGGIL; encoded by the coding sequence ATGGCTAGtttagaagatttgatcCCAACAGTGAATAAGTTGCAAGATGTTATGTATGATGCCGGTATCGATACCTTTGATTTGCCCATTCTTGCCGTGGTAGGATCTCAGTCATCCGGTAAATCATCCATCTTGGAGACTTTGGTTGGAAAGGATTTCTTGCCTAGAGGAACAGGAATTGTCACCAGGAGACCTCTTGTGTTGCAACTGAATAATATTGCACCTGATTCACCGCTTATTAAGGAAGATCCATCGCTTAGCGCAAGTGTTAATGGTAAGGATGGACAGAGTGAAGCGGGTGAGAATGGTGGGCACGAGCTTACTTTAGAGGATCActtgagaaagaataccaaCAGTTATCAAGCACCAACTGCTGATGAGTGGGGAGAGTTTTTACATTTACCTGGACGTCGTTTTTACGATTTTAGAGAGATTCGAAAGGAGATTGAGAATGAGACAGCTAGGATAGCGGGGAAAAATAAAGGTATCAGTAAAGTTCctatcaatttgaaagtgtaCTCACCACGCGTTTTAAACTTGACTTTGGTCGATCTTCCTGGTATTACAAAAGTTCCTATCGGTGAACAGCCACCAGACATCGAGAaacagatcaagaatttgattttggaataTGTCGCCACACCTAGTTGCATTATCTTGGCAGTTTCTCCTGCTAATGTGGATCTAGTGAACTCAGAGTCATTAAAGCTCGCCAGAGAGGTGGATCCACTCGGCAAAAGAACGATTGGTGTCATAACCAAGCTGGATTTGATGGACTCGGGTACGAATGCACTTGACATATTATCTGGCAAACTTTATCCCTTGAAACTAGGGTTTGTTGGTGTTGTGAATCGGTCGCAGCAAgatattcaattgaacaaatccGTCGAGGAAGCATTAgacaatgaagaagaatacttCAACCGTCATCCCGTTTACCGAACTATCTCCAATAGGTGTGGTACACGCTATTTGGCCAAGTTGTTGAATAGAACACTAATGACTCACATAAGAGATAAGCTGCCAGATATTAAGGCAAGATTGAACACTTTAATTGGTCAAACTGAGCAAGAGTTGGCATCATTTGGTGATACAGGACTTATCACCAATGAAAACCGTGCAGGTCTTGTGTTACAACTGATGAACAAATATGCAACAAATTTCATTTCATCTATTGATGGTACTTCTTCTGATATAAGCACGAGGGAACTTTGTGGTGGTGCTAGAGTTTACTACATCTATAACAGCATTTTTGGCAACTCCTTGAAGGCCATCAGCCCCACCGCCAACTTGACCATATATGACATAAGGACTGCTATAAGAAACTCGACTGGGCCTAGACCTTCCTTGTTTGTGCCAGAGCTTGCATTTGATTTGCTTGTGAAACCCCAAATCAAGCTGCTGCTGGATCCTTCTCAGCGATGTGTCGAACTGGTTTACGAAGAGCTTATGAAGATTTGCCATAATTGTGGAACACCTGAATTAGCTCGATACCCTAAGCTGCAAAGTATGCTTATTGAAGTAGTAAGCGAGCTTTTGAGAGAGAGGTTAGGCCCAACTCGCTCCTACGTAGAAAGTCTGATTGACATTCACACCTCCTACATCAATACGaatcatccaaattttctGAGTGCCACTGAGGCTATGTCCGATATTGTAGCTGGTcgcaagaagaatgaggTCCTCAAGACGCAAAAGATGCAGCAGGAGAAGAGAGCTGCCCAGCAACAAAAGAAGGCTGAGAAAGAGGGCGAATCCAGCCTTTCACCTTCTACATCACCAAGGATTGGATATGAATCCTCTGGTGAGAGTGGATCTGAAGACGATGACCTGGAAATGAAGAACTCTAAAGATTCATTCTTGAAGTATTTTTTcggaaaagatcaaaaggATCAAACATTTGGTGTAGGTGAGCATGATAAGGCTGGCCGCTCTCACCCTCTAGAAACTGACATTAGTGGCCAAACTCTGGCGGATATGAGAAATCTACAACTTACCGGCGACTTAAATACGATTGAAAAGGCGGAGATTGAGGATAATGAACCTGCATTGACTGAAAGGGAGGAACTGGAATGTGAACTGATTAGAAGATTAATCGTTTCCTATTTTTCAATCGTGAGAGAAATgattcaagatcaaatccCGAAGGCAGTCATGTGCCTGCTGGTGAACTTTTCTATGGATATTATTCAAAATCGGCTAGTCACAAAGCTGTACAAAGAATCTTTGTTCGAGGAGTTACTGATGGAAGATCAAACTTTAGCACAAGACAGAGAAAAGTGTGTCAAGCTTTTAGACACCTACAAGAAAGCTTCGAATATCATCGGCGGCATTTTGTAA
- the RTT109 gene encoding H3 histone acetyltransferase RTT109 (similar to Saccharomyces cerevisiae RTT109 (YLL002W); ancestral locus Anc_5.217): protein MGLEKLLKDVLPKGDHFEALHLRNVPIETHPLITAKHDTNEPAPLTIKTQHLFVLFYQGKVIYGLEIYVYLTLKHGSSSLFDAERTIFISKADTTGYADCKLSYKNVTKAIIQYILSLDPNAYLQNVLPKERDYSKIDPSLITKKTSAAKALRIISNRLNQDSQPLRKPLDEQLSHSYQCSHNVKTKLCLFTRPAAEYLFAASSKNPRKHVVDGERLLKWWIDILDEILLETFRENTEAKMRIPGEDPINVKRYLRSTKYGHWEAGDVFGNNGKDLAAFRLPLFPDDPKTRFLRKLVEEDRIYKTDLSTFWTELQERQEFKLSVIVSVIGIYGHVAEIPCNLPSTRDQIEASSRRQFNSIKNYITGEEYDVISGATEAYVNVRDFLKIKLNRKLLQIIGDCQTGRKSKSAERQEVVTTLQVRKRPKKI from the coding sequence ATGGGTTTAGAAAAACTCTTAAAGGATGTTTTACCGAAGGGGGACCATTTCgaagctcttcatctgagGAATGTCCCGATTGAAACTCATCCATTGATCACCGCTAAGCATGATACCAATGAACCTGCACCATTGACTATAAAAACTCAGCATCTTTTCGTGCTATTTTACCAGGGTAAAGTGATCTACGGGTTGGAGATTTACGTGTACTTAACTCTCAAACATGGAAGCTCATCTTTGTTCGATGCCGAGAGGACCATCTTCATATCTAAGGCAGATACAACCGGATACGCAGATTGCAAGCTAAGTTACAAAAATGTTACGAAAGCCATCATCCAATACATTCTCTCTTTGGACCCCAATGCATATCTCCAGAATGTGTTACCTAAGGAACGGGATTACTCTAAGATCGATCCTTCTTTGATCACCAAGAAGACGAGCGCGGCAAAAGCTCTACGTATTATTTCGAATAGACTGAATCAGGATTCACAACCACTGCGAAAACCCTTAGATGAACAACTTAGCCACTCTTATCAATGCTCTCACAACGTTAAGACGAAGCTTTGTCTTTTCACTAGACCTGCGGCGGAGTACTTATTTGCGGCATCATCGAAGAACCCAAGGAAACATGTGGTCGACGGAGAAAGACTTCTCAAATGGTGGATTGACATCCTTGATGAGATTCTTCTCGAGACTTTCCGAGAAAACACTGAGGCAAAGATGCGAATACCGGGTGAAGATCCTATAAATGTCAAGCGCTATCTGAGAAGCACCAAATATGGCCACTGGGAAGCAGGTGATGTATTTGGCAACAACGGAAAGGACTTGGCGGCGTTTCGACTGCCATTGTTTCCCGATGATCCAAAAACCCGTTTTCTACGCaaactggttgaagaagatcggATATATAAGACTGATCTAAGCACATTTTGGACAGAATTGCAAGAGCGTCAGGAATTCAAACTAAGTGTGATTGTTTCTGTCATAGGAATATATGGCCATGTGGCTGAAATTCCCTGCAATTTACCATCTACCAGAGACCAGATCGAAGCTTCCTCTAGGAGACAATTCAACAGTATAAAGAACTACATCACGGGAGAAGAGTATGATGTCATAAGCGGAGCCACCGAAGCTTACGTGAATGTACGAGACTTTTTAAAAATCAAGCTGAATCGAAAACTGCTTCAGATAATTGGAGATTGCCAAACCGGTCGCAAATCAAAAAGTGCAGAGAGACAGGAAGTTGTAACAACTCTGCAAGTACGTAAGAGGCCCAAAAAAATCTGA
- the PRE3 gene encoding proteasome core particle subunit beta 1 (similar to Saccharomyces cerevisiae PRE3 (YJL001W); ancestral locus Anc_5.216): MNGIQVDVNRLKKGEVNLGTSMCLFSMAVTFKDGVILGADSRTTTGAYIANRVTDKLTRVHEKIWCCRSGSAADTQAIADIVQYHLDLYTAQYGEPSTKTAAAVFKELCYENKDNLTAGIIVAGYDEKNKGEVYSIPLGGSMHKQKYAIAGSGSTFIYGYCDKNFKDDMTKDETVNFMKNSLSQAIKWDGSSGGVIRMVVLTKEGAERLIFYPEDYEKL, translated from the exons ATGAACGGTATTCAGGTCGACGTTAATCGTCTTAAGAAGGGCGAGGTGAACTTAGGTACCTCAAT GTGTTTGTTCAGTATGGCTgttactttcaaagatggtgTGATACTGGGAGCTGATTCGCGTACAACTACTGGAGCATATATTGCAAATCGTGTTACGGACAAACTGACCCGTGTGCATGAGAAGATATGGTGTTGTAGATCGGGATCTGCTGCAGACACACAGGCTATTGCAGACATTGTTCAGTATCATTTGGATCTATATACTGCACAATACGGTGAACCTTCAACGAAGACAGCTGCTGCAgtcttcaaagagctgTGCTACGAGAACAAGGATAATTTGACAGCAGGAATAATCGTGGCGGGATATGACGAAAAAAACAAAGGTGAAGTATACAGCATACCGCTAGGTGGATCAATGCATAAACAAAAATACGCGATCGCGGGCTCTGGTTCTACTTTCATATACGGATACTGTGACAAGAATTTTAAAGATGATATGACAAAGGATGAGACAGTAAATTTTATGAAGAACTCACTTTCACAAGCTATTAAATGGGATGGATCGTCTGGTGGTGTGATTAGAATGGTTGTCTTGACCAAGGAGGGTGCCGAACGTTTGATTTTCTATCCAGAGGActatgaaaaattgtaa